From a single Streptomyces liliifuscus genomic region:
- a CDS encoding carboxymuconolactone decarboxylase family protein: MSERKKFAPPAIQEFAPKLAEVTDAVLFGDIWERPGLSPRDRSLVTVTALAALYRTDQLGFHLGKALENGVTKDELIEAITHLAFYTGWPNAMTAMTQLKEIVEKSDQSG, encoded by the coding sequence ATGTCCGAACGGAAGAAGTTCGCGCCGCCGGCCATCCAGGAGTTCGCCCCCAAGCTCGCGGAGGTGACCGACGCCGTCCTTTTCGGCGACATCTGGGAGCGGCCGGGTCTGTCCCCGCGAGACCGCAGCCTGGTCACCGTCACCGCTCTCGCCGCCCTGTACAGGACCGACCAGCTCGGCTTCCACCTCGGCAAGGCGCTGGAGAACGGCGTGACCAAGGACGAGCTGATCGAGGCCATCACCCATCTGGCCTTCTACACCGGATGGCCCAACGCCATGACCGCGATGACCCAGCTCAAGGAAATCGTGGAGAAGTCCGACCAGTCCGGCTGA
- a CDS encoding zinc-dependent alcohol dehydrogenase family protein: MRATIIHAPGDIRVENAPEPKITAPTDAIIRTVAACVCGSDLWSYRGVLPVAEPQPIGHEYVGIVEEVGNDVSSVRPGQFVIGSFVASDNTCPSCQAGYQTSCQHAQWVNGAQAEYVRIPLADGTLVTTPEQPADDLIPDLLTLSDVMGTGWYAAKAAEVKPGSTAVVVGDGAVGLSGVIAAKELGAERIIAMSRHESRKKLALEFGATDIVTERGEEGVAHVKELTNGIGADSVLECVGTQESMHQGLQSARPGGNVGFVGFPHGTQIDGQQLFFSHVALRGGPAPVRAYLPDLIDRVFSGRINPGKVFDLTLPLDEAAEGYKAMAERRAIKTLLRP, encoded by the coding sequence ATGCGAGCAACCATCATTCACGCGCCCGGAGACATCCGGGTGGAGAACGCCCCGGAACCGAAGATCACGGCACCGACGGACGCCATCATCCGCACCGTCGCCGCCTGCGTGTGCGGCTCCGATCTCTGGAGCTACCGGGGTGTCCTGCCGGTCGCCGAGCCGCAGCCGATCGGCCACGAGTACGTCGGCATCGTCGAGGAGGTCGGCAACGACGTGTCGAGCGTCAGGCCGGGACAGTTCGTCATCGGCTCCTTCGTCGCCTCCGACAACACCTGCCCGAGCTGCCAGGCCGGCTACCAGACCTCCTGCCAGCACGCGCAGTGGGTGAACGGCGCCCAGGCCGAGTACGTGCGCATCCCCCTCGCCGACGGCACCCTGGTCACCACCCCGGAGCAGCCGGCCGACGACCTGATCCCGGACCTGCTGACCCTGTCCGACGTCATGGGCACCGGCTGGTATGCCGCCAAGGCCGCCGAGGTCAAGCCTGGTTCGACCGCCGTGGTCGTCGGTGACGGCGCAGTGGGCCTGTCCGGCGTCATCGCCGCCAAGGAACTGGGCGCCGAACGCATCATCGCCATGAGCCGCCACGAGTCCCGGAAGAAGCTGGCCCTGGAGTTCGGCGCCACCGACATCGTCACCGAGCGCGGCGAGGAAGGCGTCGCCCACGTCAAGGAACTGACGAACGGCATCGGTGCCGACTCGGTCCTCGAGTGTGTCGGCACGCAGGAGTCGATGCACCAGGGCCTGCAGTCCGCCCGCCCGGGTGGCAACGTCGGCTTCGTCGGCTTCCCCCACGGCACGCAGATCGACGGCCAGCAGCTCTTCTTCTCGCACGTCGCTCTGCGCGGTGGCCCCGCCCCCGTGCGCGCCTACCTTCCCGACCTGATCGACCGCGTCTTCAGCGGCCGTATCAACCCGGGCAAGGTCTTCGACCTCACGCTGCCCCTGGACGAGGCCGCCGAAGGCTACAAGGCCATGGCCGAACGCCGCGCCATCAAGACGCTGCTGCGTCCCTGA
- a CDS encoding FAD-dependent monooxygenase — protein MPATVPGPRIAIVGGGIGGLAAGAFLRRSGLTATVYEQAPALTEVGAGLVMAPNAVRLLRRLGTMDQFLGRAVPLDWGWEFRRWADGGVLSVEQLNGVCERLYGERTYVVHRADLLDSLRAAVPSEWIRLGARCTAVDARKDVVLLRFADGSHAEADIVIGADGVHSVVRNSVTEPSPPTYSGICAFRMLVPARAAPDFALRRAQTLWLGPGRHFVHYPVAGGQAVNLVAFAPAGDHTDESWSTTATIEEFHAEFADWDPRVTDLITAGGVPGRWALLDRAPLRRWSRGRITLLGDAAHPMFPFFAQGAAQSIEDAAVLARCLAAYANDPERALKRYEAARIERTTRLQEISHGRRDINHLPDGPEQQARDAALAGSDPLVRNGWIYGYDAEEAPTA, from the coding sequence GTGCCTGCCACCGTGCCGGGTCCGCGCATTGCCATCGTCGGGGGTGGCATCGGTGGTCTGGCCGCCGGTGCGTTCCTGCGCCGCTCAGGGTTGACGGCCACCGTCTACGAACAGGCGCCCGCACTCACCGAGGTCGGCGCCGGGCTCGTGATGGCTCCCAATGCCGTACGGCTGCTGCGGCGCCTCGGCACCATGGACCAGTTTCTCGGCCGGGCCGTTCCGCTGGACTGGGGTTGGGAGTTCCGCCGCTGGGCCGACGGTGGGGTGCTCTCGGTCGAGCAGCTGAACGGTGTCTGTGAGCGGCTCTACGGCGAGCGCACCTACGTCGTGCACCGGGCCGACCTGCTGGACTCCCTCAGGGCGGCTGTGCCCAGCGAGTGGATCCGCCTGGGCGCACGCTGCACGGCGGTCGACGCACGCAAGGACGTCGTGCTGCTGCGCTTCGCCGATGGCAGCCATGCCGAGGCGGACATCGTCATCGGCGCCGACGGCGTGCACTCCGTCGTCCGCAACTCGGTGACCGAGCCCTCACCGCCGACGTATTCCGGTATCTGCGCCTTCCGCATGCTCGTGCCCGCCCGAGCCGCGCCCGACTTCGCGCTGCGCCGCGCCCAGACCCTCTGGCTCGGGCCCGGACGGCACTTCGTGCACTATCCGGTCGCCGGTGGGCAGGCCGTCAATCTCGTCGCGTTCGCTCCGGCCGGGGATCACACCGACGAGTCCTGGAGTACGACGGCCACGATCGAGGAGTTCCATGCCGAGTTCGCCGACTGGGACCCGCGGGTGACGGATCTGATCACCGCCGGCGGTGTACCCGGGCGCTGGGCGCTGCTGGACCGGGCGCCACTCCGGCGTTGGAGCCGGGGCAGGATCACCTTGCTCGGGGACGCCGCGCATCCCATGTTCCCCTTCTTCGCCCAGGGCGCGGCCCAGTCCATCGAGGACGCCGCGGTTCTGGCTCGCTGCCTGGCCGCGTATGCGAACGACCCCGAGCGGGCTCTGAAGCGGTACGAGGCGGCGCGGATCGAACGCACCACACGCCTGCAGGAGATCAGTCATGGTCGCAGGGATATCAACCATCTGCCCGACGGGCCCGAGCAGCAGGCTCGCGACGCCGCACTGGCCGGATCCGATCCGCTGGTGCGCAACGGCTGGATCTACGGCTACGACGCCGAGGAGGCACCCACCGCGTGA
- a CDS encoding Na+/H+ antiporter: MIGLELVVLLGVAVLVGQFVAQRLGVAPPVVLLVVGALVGLVPAVRQTQLPPEVVLLLFLPVLLYWESLTTSMREIRTNLRGIALLSTVLVILTAGAVAVAGHALGLPWGPAWALGAAVAPTDATAVGVLARALPRRQVTVLRAESLVNDGTALVIFGLAVGITVGEEHLTLPHVGALFLLAYGGGAAVGVAVAWVNMNLRRRLDDPLLGNLVMILAPFTAYLLAEMIHASGVLAVVVSGLIMAQVAPSLIRAEHRRQALAFWPLLTFIINGTLFVLVGVELQYALRHLNRSDLQDALTAIGVVSVVLVAVRFAFLFASAYLIRAIDRRPQQRLRRMSHRARVVSGFAGFRGAVSLAVALSVPETLDSGGPFPDRDFIVFVTSGVIVVTLVVQGLLLPGVVRWARLPHDTSVDEEEVLADTTATEEAIQALPRLADELGTTPKVTEWLRQEYEAHLATVRARGAGSDGDLALLHNRHYTDLRLALIAHKRATVVRLRDERHIDDTVLRRLQAALDNEEVRLAGREQAE; the protein is encoded by the coding sequence GTGATCGGTCTCGAACTCGTCGTACTCCTGGGCGTGGCCGTGCTGGTCGGCCAGTTCGTCGCGCAGCGCCTGGGCGTCGCGCCACCTGTCGTGCTGCTGGTCGTGGGTGCCCTTGTCGGGCTGGTCCCCGCCGTGCGCCAGACGCAGCTTCCTCCGGAAGTGGTGCTGCTGCTCTTCCTGCCGGTGTTGCTGTACTGGGAGAGTCTCACCACGTCCATGCGGGAGATCCGGACGAACCTGCGCGGCATCGCCCTGCTCAGCACGGTCCTGGTGATCCTCACCGCGGGGGCCGTCGCGGTCGCCGGGCACGCGCTCGGGCTGCCGTGGGGGCCTGCCTGGGCGCTGGGCGCGGCCGTGGCTCCCACCGACGCGACAGCGGTGGGCGTTTTGGCCCGCGCACTGCCGCGCCGTCAGGTCACCGTGCTGCGTGCCGAAAGCCTCGTCAACGACGGCACCGCCCTGGTCATCTTCGGCCTGGCGGTCGGTATCACCGTCGGCGAGGAACACCTCACCCTTCCGCATGTCGGCGCACTGTTCCTCCTGGCCTACGGCGGAGGGGCGGCGGTCGGCGTGGCGGTCGCCTGGGTCAACATGAACCTGCGCCGGCGCCTGGACGATCCCCTGCTGGGCAACCTCGTCATGATCCTGGCGCCGTTCACCGCGTATCTGCTCGCCGAGATGATCCACGCCTCCGGCGTCCTCGCGGTCGTCGTGAGCGGGCTGATCATGGCCCAGGTCGCCCCGAGCCTGATCCGCGCCGAGCACCGCCGCCAGGCACTGGCCTTCTGGCCACTGCTCACCTTCATCATCAACGGCACCCTGTTCGTCCTGGTCGGAGTGGAACTCCAGTACGCGCTCCGCCACTTGAACCGATCCGACCTCCAAGACGCCCTGACCGCGATCGGAGTGGTCAGCGTCGTCCTGGTCGCCGTCCGCTTCGCGTTCCTGTTCGCCTCCGCTTACCTGATCCGCGCCATCGACCGGCGTCCCCAGCAACGGCTGCGGCGAATGAGCCACCGGGCACGCGTGGTCAGCGGGTTCGCGGGCTTCAGGGGCGCTGTGTCACTCGCAGTGGCACTCTCCGTGCCCGAGACCCTCGACTCCGGCGGTCCCTTCCCCGACCGTGACTTCATCGTCTTCGTCACCTCCGGCGTCATCGTGGTGACGCTCGTGGTGCAGGGACTGCTGCTGCCCGGCGTGGTGCGCTGGGCCCGGCTGCCTCACGACACGTCCGTCGACGAGGAAGAGGTCCTCGCCGACACCACGGCCACCGAGGAAGCCATCCAGGCACTGCCGCGCCTCGCCGACGAACTGGGCACTACCCCGAAGGTCACGGAGTGGCTGCGCCAGGAGTACGAGGCCCACCTGGCAACCGTACGGGCCAGAGGCGCGGGCTCCGACGGCGATCTGGCCCTGCTCCACAACCGCCACTACACCGACCTGCGCCTCGCCCTCATCGCCCACAAACGCGCAACCGTCGTCCGCCTGCGCGACGAACGACACATCGACGACACCGTGCTGCGCCGACTCCAGGCCGCTCTGGACAACGAAGAGGTGCGCCTGGCCGGACGCGAACAGGCGGAGTGA
- a CDS encoding IclR family transcriptional regulator, with product MPRTSEPGRTVGSRLLEVLFVFQPGHTALSLADLVRKTGMPHATVRRLAMELTDFGALDRRPDGRFTVGLRLWQLGTLAPLTESLRTLAQPFLEDLYTALHQHVQVAVLEGQQAVIIERLSAPEAPELVSQVGGRLPLHCTGVGKVLLSHGGTELIETVLSGELREYAPRSIVAPEVLRKEIADCRRTGTATVREELTPGTDSVAMRIVNGEGRVVAALSVVVRTDSVKHQAVLPSVIASGLGISRLLGWRPGVKVRNS from the coding sequence ATGCCCCGGACCAGCGAGCCCGGCAGGACGGTGGGCTCCCGCTTGCTGGAAGTACTGTTCGTGTTCCAGCCCGGGCACACTGCGCTCAGCCTCGCCGACCTGGTGCGTAAGACGGGCATGCCGCATGCCACTGTGCGGAGACTGGCCATGGAACTCACCGACTTCGGCGCGCTGGATCGTCGGCCGGACGGCAGATTCACGGTGGGACTGCGTCTGTGGCAACTCGGGACCCTGGCCCCGCTCACCGAATCACTGCGCACGCTGGCCCAGCCGTTCCTCGAGGATCTCTACACCGCGCTCCACCAGCACGTGCAAGTGGCGGTCCTGGAGGGCCAGCAAGCGGTGATCATCGAGAGACTGTCCGCACCGGAGGCACCCGAGCTCGTCTCCCAGGTCGGTGGGCGGCTTCCCCTGCACTGCACGGGTGTGGGCAAGGTGCTGCTCAGCCACGGAGGCACGGAGCTGATCGAGACCGTGCTGTCGGGCGAACTCCGGGAATACGCGCCGCGAAGCATCGTGGCGCCGGAGGTCCTGCGCAAGGAGATCGCCGACTGCCGTCGCACCGGGACGGCCACGGTGCGAGAAGAGCTGACTCCCGGTACGGATTCGGTGGCCATGCGCATCGTGAATGGCGAAGGCCGCGTCGTAGCGGCGCTGTCCGTGGTCGTGCGCACTGACTCGGTGAAGCACCAGGCGGTGCTTCCGTCGGTGATCGCGAGCGGTCTCGGCATATCCCGCCTCCTCGGCTGGCGCCCTGGCGTCAAGGTCCGCAACAGCTGA
- a CDS encoding dioxygenase family protein: MAAGAPGQPCWVAGTVTDTDGNPVPRAQLDVWEADEDGLYDVQYGEDQLAGRAHRFTDDQGDCAFWGLTPTPYPIPYDGQGVLQLHGVVQARVPRATRVGQQDPVPLAERAGAQPRVLQAQGPAVGVLVVDGDGDGGALVRGGGVGVAPAPYRVLAVVPVEAGEVVRRRGLGGGRGRSLGDGQGEGGEHSGGQSDCASGTGHGECPSRPRAAGERRRNGALPDSPITRADDASAERPETQHGRRPNGRSHTCRRLDARPVRHAHVGRLSGTRPASWPHSAPCVPARPLTERYRITVISPGAVGTVQPRVTLYG, encoded by the coding sequence ATGGCCGCCGGTGCCCCGGGACAACCATGTTGGGTCGCGGGCACCGTCACTGATACCGACGGTAATCCGGTCCCCCGAGCGCAACTCGATGTGTGGGAAGCCGACGAGGACGGCCTCTACGACGTGCAGTACGGCGAGGACCAGTTGGCCGGCCGGGCACACCGGTTCACGGACGACCAAGGTGACTGCGCCTTCTGGGGACTGACTCCGACGCCATACCCCATCCCCTACGACGGCCAGGGCGTCCTTCAGCTGCACGGGGTTGTTCAGGCCAGGGTTCCCCGGGCCACCAGGGTTGGACAGCAGGACCCAGTGCCGCTTGCCGAGCGTGCTGGTGCGCAGCCGCGAGTTCTGCAGGCGCAGGGTCCGGCCGTCGGGGTGCTCGTAGTCGACGGGGACGGTGATGGTGGCGCACTGGTAAGGGGCGGGGGCGTCGGTGTCGCACCGGCGCCATACCGGGTGCTGGCCGTAGTACCGGTCGAGGCGGGAGAGGTGGTCCGCCGCCGCGGGCTTGGCGGTGGGCGCGGTCGCTCCCTGGGCGATGGGCAGGGCGAGGGCGGCGAGCACTCCGGCGGCCAAAGCGACTGTGCGAGTGGTACGGGACATGGGGAATGTCCTTCTCGGCCACGGGCCGCTGGGGAGAGGCGACGCAACGGCGCCCTGCCTGACTCTCCGATCACCCGGGCCGACGACGCCTCAGCCGAACGGCCAGAGACCCAGCACGGCCGTCGGCCGAACGGCCGATCTCATACCTGCCGACGCCTGGACGCACGCCCGGTGCGCCACGCCCACGTGGGCCGCCTGTCGGGAACCAGACCGGCATCGTGGCCGCACAGCGCACCCTGCGTCCCTGCGAGACCCCTCACAGAGCGGTACCGGATCACCGTGATCTCTCCCGGTGCTGTGGGCACGGTGCAGCCGCGCGTGACGCTGTACGGCTGA
- a CDS encoding (R)-mandelonitrile lyase, protein MELLTQPPTVKLPAEWFTGDAYADVIYRGEAPSRMRANMVRFTPGSRTAWHSHALGQTLHIVEGIALVQSRGGDIIEAHPGDVIDTPPGEEHWHGAAPGQFMIHLALWETDDATWLEHVSDDQYNGPRVSTRTHP, encoded by the coding sequence ATGGAACTGCTGACGCAGCCTCCCACCGTGAAGCTTCCTGCCGAGTGGTTCACCGGCGACGCCTACGCCGACGTGATCTACCGCGGTGAGGCCCCCTCCCGGATGCGGGCCAACATGGTCCGGTTCACACCCGGCTCCCGCACCGCCTGGCACTCCCACGCCCTGGGCCAGACCCTCCACATCGTCGAGGGCATCGCGCTGGTGCAGTCCCGCGGCGGCGACATCATCGAGGCTCACCCCGGCGACGTCATCGACACACCGCCGGGGGAGGAGCACTGGCACGGTGCCGCGCCCGGCCAGTTCATGATCCACCTCGCCCTGTGGGAAACGGACGACGCCACGTGGCTCGAACACGTCTCCGACGACCAGTACAACGGCCCGCGCGTCAGCACCCGTACGCACCCCTGA
- a CDS encoding aldo/keto reductase, with protein MHTRTLGRDLRVSAIGLGVMGMSQSYGPNPGDRTDMIAVLRGAVERGVTFFDTAEVYGPYVNEELLGEALAPVRDQAVIATKFGFRIDSGAAAGLNSRPEQIRAVATASLKRLRVETLDLFYQHRVDPDVPIEDVAGTVGELVQEGKVRCFGLSEASAQTIRRAHSVHPVTAVQSEYSLWTRDPEPEVLPTCAELGVGFVPFSPLGKGFLTGTVDASTSFAADDVRTNIPRFTAENRAANQALVENVARLAQAKDATPGQVALAWLLAQHPSIVPIPGTRRTARIEENIGATKLPLSADELADLNELAGRVGVQGNRYNEHHMSLLDK; from the coding sequence ATGCACACTCGAACGCTCGGGCGTGACCTGCGTGTCTCCGCCATCGGTCTCGGCGTCATGGGCATGTCCCAGAGTTACGGCCCCAATCCCGGCGATCGCACCGACATGATCGCCGTACTCCGTGGCGCCGTCGAACGCGGAGTCACGTTCTTCGACACCGCAGAGGTGTACGGGCCCTACGTCAACGAAGAACTCCTCGGAGAAGCCCTCGCTCCGGTGCGGGACCAGGCGGTGATCGCCACCAAGTTCGGATTCCGCATCGACAGCGGCGCCGCCGCCGGCCTGAACAGCCGGCCCGAGCAGATCCGTGCCGTGGCCACGGCCTCCCTCAAACGGCTCAGGGTCGAAACGCTCGACTTGTTCTACCAGCACCGCGTCGATCCGGACGTGCCTATCGAAGACGTCGCCGGCACGGTGGGCGAGCTCGTACAGGAAGGCAAGGTGCGCTGCTTCGGGCTCTCGGAGGCCAGTGCGCAGACCATCCGTCGTGCTCACTCGGTCCACCCGGTGACGGCAGTTCAGAGCGAGTACTCGCTCTGGACCCGAGATCCGGAGCCGGAGGTCCTGCCGACGTGCGCAGAACTCGGCGTCGGGTTCGTGCCCTTCAGCCCGCTCGGCAAGGGGTTCCTGACCGGCACGGTGGACGCGTCGACGTCCTTCGCCGCAGACGACGTCCGCACGAACATTCCGCGGTTCACGGCCGAGAACCGGGCGGCGAACCAGGCACTCGTCGAGAACGTCGCAAGGCTCGCGCAGGCCAAGGACGCGACACCGGGGCAGGTCGCGCTCGCCTGGCTGCTGGCGCAGCACCCGTCGATCGTTCCGATTCCCGGAACCCGGCGCACCGCTCGCATCGAGGAGAACATCGGCGCCACTAAACTGCCGCTCTCCGCCGACGAACTGGCCGACCTCAACGAACTCGCCGGCCGCGTCGGAGTACAGGGAAACCGCTACAACGAGCACCACATGTCACTGCTCGACAAGTAG
- a CDS encoding amidohydrolase family protein codes for MSSGLIDVHAHLLPDFYVQQATAAGHTHPDGMGSWPSWSVQAHLDLMGRNGIETAMLSMSSPGVHFGDDKAARLLARRVNEYTAELIRDRPGHFGNFASLPLPDVDGALEEIAFAFDELGADGVALLTHTHGVYLGDQRLDPVFAELDRRRAVVFLHPTSPVCWEQSALGRPRPMVEYIFDTARTVTDMVMAGVLTRHPNMQVIVPHCGGAIPVLADRINEFMRLFVPAEQSPTQDAVQHLRGLYYDMAGTAFPRQVPALLKLVDADRVLFGSDYCWTPAPLADAHIAAIDAAESPAEGTTWRSLTTANAERLFSGPAR; via the coding sequence ATGTCCTCCGGCCTCATCGACGTCCACGCCCACCTCCTTCCCGACTTCTACGTCCAGCAGGCGACAGCGGCAGGCCACACCCACCCCGACGGCATGGGCAGTTGGCCCTCGTGGTCCGTGCAGGCACACCTGGACCTGATGGGCCGCAACGGCATCGAGACCGCGATGCTGTCCATGTCCTCGCCCGGCGTGCACTTCGGCGACGACAAGGCGGCCCGCCTCCTGGCCCGGCGCGTCAACGAATACACCGCCGAACTGATCCGCGACCGCCCGGGCCACTTCGGCAACTTCGCGTCGCTTCCCCTCCCGGACGTGGACGGCGCGCTGGAGGAGATCGCCTTCGCCTTCGACGAACTCGGCGCCGACGGCGTGGCGTTGCTGACACACACGCACGGCGTGTACCTCGGTGACCAGCGCCTCGACCCGGTCTTCGCGGAACTCGACCGCCGGCGGGCCGTGGTCTTCCTGCACCCCACCTCGCCGGTGTGCTGGGAACAGTCCGCGCTCGGCAGACCGCGCCCGATGGTCGAGTACATCTTCGACACGGCCCGCACTGTCACAGACATGGTGATGGCGGGCGTCCTGACGCGACATCCGAACATGCAGGTGATCGTCCCGCACTGCGGCGGCGCGATTCCCGTCCTGGCCGACCGCATCAACGAGTTCATGAGACTGTTCGTGCCTGCGGAGCAGTCGCCCACCCAGGATGCGGTGCAGCACCTCCGGGGCCTGTACTACGACATGGCGGGCACGGCCTTCCCACGCCAGGTCCCCGCACTGCTGAAACTCGTCGACGCTGACCGCGTGCTCTTCGGCAGCGACTACTGCTGGACGCCCGCACCACTGGCCGACGCCCACATCGCGGCGATCGACGCGGCCGAGTCACCAGCGGAAGGAACCACGTGGCGTTCCCTGACGACAGCCAACGCCGAGCGCCTGTTCTCGGGGCCTGCGCGGTGA
- a CDS encoding DUF2255 family protein, with protein sequence MTSEAIATVEAYFDAFGTRDLERILVHFAPDVTWTIAGDPALTPWAGTRTGPEEIRQSLTAFFAAVEPLAFELGTMVEADGRVLAPGRYTSRFHPSGQLLESEMILRFTVADGLITDYRVFEDSLGITRTHLGQPLTTTSAAPTPTWTSDELNRISGADELEMAPLRRDGTLRRPVPIWVVRDGDDLYVRSFRGTDGGWWLTARASHEGHVRSGGVDKDVTFVEVPDSGVNDRIDTAYRTKYGRFGGAYVDPMVAARATTLKLVPR encoded by the coding sequence ATGACCAGCGAGGCGATCGCCACCGTCGAGGCGTACTTCGACGCCTTCGGCACACGCGACCTGGAGCGAATCCTCGTCCACTTCGCTCCCGACGTGACGTGGACGATCGCGGGCGACCCGGCACTGACCCCCTGGGCCGGGACCCGCACCGGCCCGGAGGAGATCCGGCAGTCCCTCACCGCGTTCTTCGCCGCCGTCGAGCCGCTCGCATTCGAGCTGGGCACCATGGTGGAGGCCGACGGACGGGTCCTGGCGCCGGGCCGGTACACCTCCCGGTTCCATCCCTCGGGGCAGTTGCTCGAAAGCGAGATGATCCTGCGTTTCACCGTCGCCGACGGCCTGATCACCGACTACCGCGTCTTCGAGGACTCGCTCGGCATCACCCGTACCCACCTCGGTCAACCGCTCACCACCACTTCCGCCGCACCGACACCGACATGGACGAGCGACGAGCTCAACCGCATCAGCGGAGCGGACGAGTTGGAGATGGCGCCGCTCCGGCGTGACGGCACCCTCCGCAGGCCGGTGCCGATCTGGGTCGTCCGCGACGGTGACGACCTGTATGTCCGCTCCTTCCGGGGTACGGACGGCGGCTGGTGGCTCACGGCCCGCGCGAGCCACGAGGGGCACGTCCGGTCCGGTGGCGTCGACAAGGACGTCACCTTCGTCGAAGTGCCGGACTCCGGCGTCAACGACCGCATCGACACCGCGTACCGCACCAAATACGGCCGCTTCGGCGGCGCGTACGTCGATCCCATGGTGGCGGCACGCGCCACGACGCTGAAGCTGGTGCCCAGATGA
- a CDS encoding alpha/beta hydrolase, protein MFGDQNRPAEIIHPNKRDGQPLGENYFPNGTDIPDFHAAGGGGEIETVRTDFTFLSNGPTPAGHLHTPVVPADSPMPAIVVVHPWGGVKEQAAGLYAQRLAEHGYAVLAFDAAYQGASEGEPHFLENPFQRAEDINRAVSYLSTRQDVDSERIGVLGISTGGGHAANAAVSDQRIKATGTVSAADVGSLLRDGLSDGRDPSVFFFSELVARAGQLRTEGPLGEPAVIEHIVPEEVDETAPGRLRQGHEYDRAAHGAHAWSGNAWVVPRSVDQIARYDSFAGIESLAPRPLLMIAAKGRAA, encoded by the coding sequence GTGTTCGGCGACCAGAATCGGCCTGCGGAAATTATTCACCCGAACAAGCGGGACGGCCAACCCCTGGGAGAGAATTACTTTCCGAATGGCACCGATATTCCGGATTTCCATGCAGCAGGCGGAGGAGGCGAGATAGAGACAGTGCGGACGGATTTCACGTTCCTCAGTAATGGCCCGACGCCGGCCGGTCACCTGCACACTCCAGTTGTCCCTGCCGACAGCCCGATGCCCGCGATCGTGGTCGTCCATCCGTGGGGTGGGGTGAAGGAGCAGGCCGCCGGCCTCTACGCTCAGCGGCTGGCCGAGCACGGCTACGCAGTCCTCGCCTTCGACGCCGCCTACCAGGGCGCGAGTGAGGGCGAACCTCATTTCCTGGAGAACCCGTTCCAGCGAGCGGAGGACATCAACAGGGCCGTCAGCTACCTGAGCACTCGGCAGGACGTCGACTCCGAACGCATCGGTGTGCTGGGCATTTCCACCGGCGGCGGCCACGCTGCGAACGCCGCCGTGAGTGACCAGCGCATCAAGGCCACCGGCACCGTCAGCGCCGCCGATGTCGGCAGCTTGCTGCGCGACGGGCTCAGCGACGGTAGGGACCCCTCGGTCTTCTTCTTCAGCGAACTGGTCGCCCGTGCCGGCCAGCTCCGCACGGAGGGGCCCCTGGGCGAGCCGGCGGTCATCGAACACATCGTGCCCGAGGAGGTCGACGAAACGGCGCCGGGCCGTCTCCGGCAGGGTCACGAGTACGACCGCGCTGCGCACGGTGCACACGCATGGTCCGGGAACGCATGGGTGGTGCCGCGCAGCGTCGACCAGATTGCCCGGTACGACTCCTTCGCCGGCATCGAGAGCCTCGCTCCGCGCCCGCTGCTGATGATCGCGGCCAAAGGCCGGGCAGCCTGA
- a CDS encoding dioxygenase, producing the protein MQALVRHLPAFIREARLTEAEWQHAIDFLTAVGHITTDRRQEFVLLSDVLGASVQTINVNHGTTAGATEATVVGPFFAKGSPEIPMGG; encoded by the coding sequence ATGCAGGCCCTGGTGCGCCACCTGCCCGCGTTCATCCGGGAGGCCCGCCTGACCGAAGCGGAATGGCAACACGCCATCGACTTCCTCACCGCGGTCGGCCACATCACCACTGACCGCCGCCAGGAGTTCGTGCTGCTGTCGGACGTCCTGGGCGCGTCCGTGCAAACCATCAACGTCAACCATGGGACCACCGCGGGCGCCACCGAAGCCACCGTCGTCGGCCCGTTCTTCGCCAAGGGCTCCCCCGAGATCCCTATGGGGGGGTGA